The Drosophila teissieri strain GT53w chromosome X, Prin_Dtei_1.1, whole genome shotgun sequence genome has a segment encoding these proteins:
- the LOC122625239 gene encoding DNA-dependent metalloprotease SPRTN, translating into MTDADYLFALNLQNQLNAEAEPSNTAASADTSKDTDYQLARRIQALIDGGEEDGASELDTSLQFVYPSNQQKSTAMANNKNQHNKAPAPKKQPVRAIQASHDDYLNQTMNLVHPQWELVDPTPDIFSMFVRFDEKFFQQRLGAVALEWSKKMYSCAGICYQRGNRFVKEVTIRLSEPLLKLRPRKDLVETLLHEMIHAYCFVLNIREGNGGHGPNFKRIMGTINKVAGTNITVYHSFHDEVAAYRTHIWRCTGICQQRTPFLGYVKRTSNRAPGPNDQWWEKHQRDCGGTFMKVGEPSKPPKPESKAKAKKSTPAVAAPKDDIRNWFGQPAAKKVATGTALLGNLAKAVPPTSYPGLSSDPFAMPKTPTTATRPSGANIKSFGDLNKSGEGSEQARSGSKATTEMNGQGYSLGGSSAVEIIDITDAPDPATLRQIRLERFNGAASNKQQNSSETDNSKKRRRLSSDGELISWESYDDDVMVRDVHVPVIDLSDSDSDGERPVKDEFKVPAGRSTMSSQERTQNIKREVMEDELTFCEDDILLIDDEYDDEEAAANDSLTAATELADQSIIDDLFGEDTLLKEFQRENAVLPSGSNYANNVDNDIVSCPICFEKMKRTQLANHFEGCTITVRVEPPSFKPKNGRASAFKDLDTSNSSSSRPSTSRGAKSKSTSSKQILRNSGYTDEEIAELNLSSSSDSTTLLSSEDELTPRQRRQRNLYKQTVGCPKCGLELKGHQLEAHRSLCQSRKKR; encoded by the exons ATGACCGACGCAGACTATTTGTTCGCCCTGAACCTGCAAAACCAGCTGAACGCTGAGGCAGAGCCCAGCAACACAGCCGCAAGTGCCGATACCAGCAAA GACACAGACTATCAGCTGGCACGCAGGATTCAGGCCCTCATAGATGGGGGCGAGGAGGACGGAGCCAGCGAGCTGGACACAAGTCTCCAGTTCGTCTACCCCTCAAATCAACAAAAATCG ACAGCAATggctaacaataaaaaccaacaCAATAAAGCTCCTGCTCCAAAGAAACAGCCAGTGCGCGCCATTCAGGCCAGCCATGATGACTATCTCAACCAGACGATGAATCTGGTGCATCCGCAGTGGGAGCTGGTTGATCCCACTCCGGACATCTTCTCCATGTTCGTACGCTTCGACGAGAAGTTCTTCCAGCAGCGCCTTGGCGCCGTCGCCCTCGAATGGAGCAAGAAGATGTACTCGTGTGCTGGAATCTGCTACCAGCGAGGCAATCGCTTCGTCAAGGAGGTTACCATTCGGCTCAGTGAGCCGCTGCTAAAGCTGCGTCCGCGCAAGGATCTCGTGGAGACGCTTTTG CACGAAATGATCCATGCGTACTGCTTTGTGCTCAACATCCGCGAGGGCAACGGTGGTCATGGTCCCAACTTTAAGCGCATTATGGGGACGATCAACAAGGTGGCGGGAACCAACATCACCGTTTATCATTCTTTTCACGACGAGGTGGCTGCCTATCGCACCCACATCTGGCGATGCACGGGCATTTGCCAGCAGCGCACACCCTTTCTGGGCTATGTGAAGCGGACCAGCAACCGGGCGCCCGGTCCGAACGATCAATGGTGGGAGAAGCATCAGCGCGACTGTGGCGGCACCTTCATGAAGGTGGGAGAACCATCGAAACCGCCCAAACCGGAGTCCAAAGCCAAGGCTAAGAAGTCCACTCCAGCGGTGGCCGCGCCCAAGGATGACATACGCAACTGGTTTGGCCAGCCGGCAGCCAAGAAAGTGGCCACTGGCACAGCTTTATTGGGCAACCTGGCGAAGGCGGTGCCTCCGACTTCTTATCCCGGACTCTCATCCGATCCGTTTGCCATGCCCAAGACACCAACTACTGCCACACGACCCAGTGGTGCGAACATCAAAAGCTTCGGCGATCTCAACAAAAGTGGCGAAGGCAGTGAACAGGCCAGATCAGGTTCGAAAGCCACCACTGAGATGAATGGACAGGGCTACAGTCTTGGTGGCTCTAGCGCTGTGGAAATTATTGATATTACTGATGCTCCCGATCCTGCAACACTTCGTCAAATTCGACTCGAGCGTTTTAATGGAGCTGCGTCCAACAAGCAGCAGAATAGTTCTGAAACAGATAATTCCAAAAAGAGGCGTCGTCTTTCCAGCGATGGCGAGTTAATTAGCTGGGAGTCCTACGATGATGATGTGATGGTCAGGGATGTCCATGTGCCCGTCATAGACTTGAGCGACAGCGATAGCGATGGAGAGCGGCCGGTGAAGGATGAATTTAAGGTGCCAGCTGGTAGGAGCACCATGAGCAGTCAGGAGCGCACGCAGAACATCAAGCGCGAGGTAATGGAGGATGAATTGACCTTTTGCGAGGACGATATTCTGTTAATTGATGATGAATATGACGATGAGGAGGCGGCCGCAAATGACAGTCTTACAGCAGCCACGGAATTAGCTGATCAATCCATCATTGACGATCTTTTTGGAGAGGACACCCTGCTGAAGGAGTTCCAGCGTGAGAACGCCGTGCTTCCCTCAGGCTCAAACTACGCCAATAATGTGGACAACGACATCGTATCTTGTCCCATTTGTTTTGAGAAGATGAAACGCACGCAGTTGGCCAATCACTTCGAGGGCTGCACCATTACGGTGCGCGTGGAACCGCCATCGTTTAAGCCAAAAAACGGCCGAGCAAGTGCCTTCAAGGACTTGGACACCAGTAACTCCTCCTCTTCGAGACCTTCCACATCACGCGGCGCCAAGTCAAAATCAACGTCATCAAAGCAAATTCTTCGCAACTCTGGATACACAGATGAGGAGATCGCCGAGCTCAACCTAAGCTCCTCCAGCGACTCGACCACTTTGCTGTCCAGCGAGGATGAGCTTACTCCGCGTCAGCGCCGCCAGCGCAATCTCTACAAACAGACCGTTGGCTGTCCCAAATGTGGCCTGGAACTTAAGGGCCACCAGCTGGAGGCGCATCGATCTCTCTGCCAGAGCCGCAAGAAGCGCTAG
- the LOC122625243 gene encoding transmembrane protein 17B gives MAYSVTPHRANLVLQMLLQANTYVSMVWAMSYMIHMLIRLNYLWNLEGLSMLVAYVLAVSAEAVRLYAGYSVNLCSGATAMWLLLTVTPCILLPAMVFLRLSAAGRSLWLRIITNAVFALIVLEVIVSLVHFVICKPGSSKMSLHLEEEEPPEEESASVGTPTSNEQKRRVRRSPESK, from the exons ATGGCGTACTCGGTGACGCCACATCGGGCCAACCTggtgctgcagatgctgctgcaggCCAATACCTACGTGTCCATGGTGTGGGCCATGAGCTACATGATCCACATGCTCATACGC CTGAATTACTTGTGGAACCTGGAGGGCCTGTCCATGCTGGTGGCCTACGTCTTGGCGGTGTCCGCTGAAGCGGTACGCCTGTACGCCGGCTACTCTGTGAACCTGTGCTCTGGCGCCACCGccatgtggctgctgctcacAGTGACGCCCTGCATCCTGCTGCCCGCCATGGTCTTCCTGCGCCTCTCAGCTGCCGGACGCAGCTTGTGGCTACGCATCATCACGAACGCCGTGTTCGCGCTGATTGTACTCGAGGTGATCGTGTCCCTGGTGCACTTTGTCATTTGCAAGCCAGGCAGCAGCAAGATGTCGCTGCACCTGGAAGAGGAGGAGCCGCCGGAGGAGGAGTCCGCCAGTGTGGGAACGCCCACGAGCAATGAGCAAAAGCGCCGCGTGCGACGCTCCCCGGAATCGAAGTGA
- the LOC122625240 gene encoding uncharacterized protein LOC122625240 — protein MSSDTAGCKRVHSIEVEQPLESERLEHGLLLVKGRLVPKCSTARQLKAILDLPQHLSQEQLTQLSAGGEFKLLFDLEEADREEESACLLELRSCTATRTISFSYRPRRSSYRVQPLYLLCQDEEKPLEQQHRVHSLIDLNLRLVQSIYAHKLHAAGFPNRTFTLNGNCCSFRSQLTRKQALEKSEDELWQHFAGEIIACPQWGHQLLLKFVAFVGCTRYDGDAVVASGDSSYASIRRHLKGHAALGGGGLALFGSAHFYAWPTSFAEIGDCVRSAQRVDIARLPDESNYRRTYGGVYASTLGAVCHELGHCFDLGHTSDGVMGQGFDYLNRVLTVDQPTEHLPQRIVDARRGAGGNTNSSEVGSSSSAASAGNRARITKLKLQPSSQLLDNYHNQRRHDSFYFARNCAVILAHHRWLNLELEPTAAADFEAANIQLNRDTREIRSSRPIRLVELRCNKNSLVAHYEEFEEASVHHFQLPASLWHLLAEQCTHYVFVLTTSGDTKRLSCDS, from the coding sequence ATGAGCAGCGACACCGCCGGCTGCAAGCGCGTGCACAGCATCGAGGTTGAGCAGCCGCTGGAGTCGGAGCGCCTGGAGCACGGCCTGCTGTTGGTCAAGGGACGCCTGGTGCCCAAGTGTTCCACGGCGCGTCAACTGAAGGCGATCCTCGATCTGCCCCAGCATCTGTCCCAGGAGCAGCTCACCCAGCTCTCGGCCGGCGGCGAGTTTAAGCTCCTTTTCGACTTGGAAGAAGCGGATCGCGAGGAGGAAAGCGCCTGCCTCCTGGAGCTGCGATCCTGCACGGCCACCCGTACGATTAGCTTCAGTTACAGGCCCCGCCGCAGCTCCTACCGGGTGCAGCCGCTCTACCTGCTCTGCCAGGACGAGGAAAAGccgctggagcagcagcacaggGTGCACTCCCTCATAGATCTCAACCTGCGCCTGGTGCAGTCCAtctacgcccacaaactgcacGCGGCCGGCTTTCCCAATCGCACCTTCACACTCAACGGCAATTGCTGCTCCTTCCGCAGCCAATTGACCCGAAAACAGGCGCTAGAGAAGAGCGAGGACGAGCTGTGGCAGCATTTCGCCGGCGAAATCATCGCCTGCCCGCAGTGGGGACACCAGTTGCTCCTCAAGTTCGTCGCCTTTGTGGGTTGCACGCGCTACGACGGCGACGCGGTGGTGGCCAGCGGTGACTCCTCGTACGCCAGTATCCGGCGGCATCTCAAGGGACACGCTGCGCTCGGTGGCGGCGGATTGGCGCTCTTTGGTAGTGCCCACTTCTACGCCTGGCCCACGAGCTTCGCGGAGATCGGCGACTGTGTGCGCAGCGCGCAGCGGGTGGACATCGCCCGTCTGCCGGACGAGAGCAACTACCGGAGGACGTATGGTGGCGTGTATGCCAGCACCTTGGGCGCCGTGTGCCACGAACTGGGCCACTGCTTCGATCTGGGCCACACCAGCGATGGTGTGATGGGCCAGGGCTTCGACTATCTGAATCGTGTGTTGACCGTGGACCAGCCCACGGAGCATTTGCCGCAGCGAATTGTGGACGCCAGAAGGGGCGCCGGTGGCAATACTAACTCATCCGAGGTCGGAtcatcctcctccgccgcaTCCGCAGGCAACCGTGCCCGCATCACCAAACTGAAATTGCAGCCCAGCAGCCAACTGCTGGACAACTATCACAACCAAAGACGCCACGATAGCTTCTATTTTGCGCGCAATTGTGCCGTGATCCTGGCCCATCATCGCTGGCTGAACTTGGAACTGGAGCCGACGGCTGCCGCCGACTTTGAAGCGGCCAATATCCAGCTGAACCGCGACACCCGGGAGATTCGGTCCAGCAGGCCCATCCGGCTGGTCGAGCTGCGCTGCAACAAGAACAGCCTGGTGGCCCACTACGAGGAGTTTGAGGAGGCATCCGTGCACCACTTCCAGCTGCCCGCCTCTCTGTGGCATCTGCTCGCGGAGCAGTGCACCCACTACGTGTTCGTGCTGACCACCAGTGGCGATACCAAGCGGCTGTCCTGCGACTCCTAG
- the LOC122625244 gene encoding uncharacterized protein LOC122625244 — MRQQGVRWCHLVVVVLAIAIRQVSLGLSSSDRRFQCLQTSMKGQTNCSPCAELYVFNRKSDYRRCEHVNGQCYPQRTVFPTARLCESTCQPFIRRPTLHEVTTLPPPPIEEPFPDSDEEFE, encoded by the coding sequence ATGCGGCAGCAAGGAGTGCGCTGGTGCCACCTGGTAGTCGTCGTCTTGGCCATTGCCATACGGCAGGTGTCCCTGGGCCTCAGCTCCAGCGATCGGCGCTTCCAGTGCCTGCAGACGAGCATGAAGGGCCAGACCAACTGCTCGCCATGCGCCGAGCTGTACGTCTTCAATCGGAAGTCCGACTATCGGCGCTGTGAGCACGTCAACGGGCAGTGCTACCCACAACGCACAGTCTTTCCCACCGCCCGCCTGTGCGAGTCCACCTGCCAGCCGTTCATCCGGCGGCCAACGCTGCACGAGGTGACCAcgctgccaccgccaccgatCGAGGAGCCCTTCCCTGACAGCGATGAGGAGTTCGAGTGA
- the LOC122625238 gene encoding uncharacterized protein LOC122625238, translating into MATTARKSKPDRTRTEVDKAITENVRKLVRNLSEPGTSEEKLRRMEDTASKILTKQRWEWVPTGTEVKRSLDDLAERFRVEGMASFGDTIKEMAYKYLAMNEIQQHPDPHAGGPMLEFLLIIANNPVQNIRRNRAFMEQQRLAMIESMEADERRTQVKLEEAINSAETEVDWAALLAEDFLDPPEDDSSDSLSDWSDESDCDSTTTLHPDENVGTSRSLPDMAMVYKQAIKAAGPNGNRNNIYMPPVPEQRVIKSNVFRIAQPSVLSLNNYEGNHLRRSKLLQLPPPQPPQATTPYWQSDSNADVLLRTIHAHWWRPDIHLNALPSSTNPLDNFAVSYVQFLNSQARGLLALPLPKTTTESCLLREILLMFVCPSSCCFFIFNKETRRITVRENVSICTVTACTLQNFLLLNVVPALEDMLEVQRIIEAHTLQVDGIKTTITLQCFACGLRDLVRPISQLLIAYEERVIEDPATNTLINLTIEFKEHFRQLRLLRLLAEDVILDKGPPHLRSAYLLSRLYKQTMPQVPHQKLAIALLLFSLRIYCSIIDGWWRRATLEDRLDEFIVEICIEEDAKPRSYVRKRSVNCEESLEVVEIFNKLQSCPLYQLLLEHALESGETQDLLSSVNKLGEMLTTNNESQPPSLHDELVAQVFTQIEVYCGRVHADEEDEPEPEEDIEQSHDDLIASNAQGIRNLDLFAIFTQPVQQRRLERQRDRLRKKPIQLANILKRLERSTCLQLKSELPEALGVILQKRQCLANEYAMEAYCKDLHLAENVRFVRHTMMLEAYYILVPHYTALFARIERNDSWARSSVLTSMLCAVLCPYYPQLAKRLHVAVISQINSNSTKVYEALEAIELVYEMPVAMQRILTAKHMQDYNLVWRLMLKVKWAVWKLETLEFLRRDTANPYAPLDLLGLTIRRLEIVRFWLIFLINNLHTHIMEAVGEQFELRIGKCKNIRQLRIMHDEHLSWLKKHCMLTDEFKAFRVALEQLFHLVFVLDMEWNTCASYMGVNDALCLDFTLSDDGIDDGESERRSFEYLALNQVAEIEMTYIRCHRTLADILNTLVYQNDHRFLSALEETISSSMPH; encoded by the exons ATGGCTACTACCGCTCGAAAGAGTAAGCCAGACAGGACCCGGACGGAGGTTGACAAAGCCATAACTGAGAATGTGCGAAAACTGGTCAGGAACTTGTCGGAACCGGGG ACCAGCGAGGAGAAGTTGCGCAGGATGGAGGACACGGCATCAAAGATACTCACTAAGCAACGCTGGGAATGGGTCCCCACAGGCACGGAGGTGAAACGCAGCCTGGACGATCTGGCGGAGCGTTTCCGGGTGGAGGGCATGGCATCATTTGGAGATACCATCAAGGAGATGGCCTACAAGTATCTGGCCATGAATGAAATTCAACAGCATCCCGATCCTCATGCTGGAGGGCCAATGCTGGAATTCCTGCTCATCATAGCCAATAATCCGGTGCAAAACATCCGGCGCAACCGGGCGTTTATGGAACAGCAGCGTCTGGCCATGATCGAAAGCATGGAGGCGGACGAGCGACGGACACAGGTGAAACTAGAGGAAGCCATCAATTCCGCCGAAACGGAGGTGGACTGGGCAGCCCTGCTAGCCGAGGATTTCCTGGATCCGCCAGAGGATGACAGCTCGGACAGCTTAAGT GACTGGTCGGATGAGTCGGACTGCGACTCCACAACTACTTTGCATCCCGATGAGAATGTAGGCACCTCGCGAAGCCTCCCGGACATGGCCATGGTTTATAAGCAGGCCATAAAGGCGGCAGGCCCGAATGGAAATAGGAACAACATCTACATGCCGCCCGTGCCCGAGCAGCGCGTCATCAAGAGTAACGTCTTCCGGATAGCGCAACCATCCGTTCTGAGTCTCAACAATTACGAGGGCAATCACCTGAGACGGAGCAAACTGCTTCAGTTGCCGCCACCCCAACCGCCCCAAGCAACCACTCCGTATTGGCAAAGTGATAGCAACGCGGACGTGCTCTTGCGTACAATCCACGCCCACTGGTGGCGTCCTGACATCCATTTGAACGCCCTGCCCTCCAGTACAAATCCACTGGACAACTTTGCCGTGAGCTACGTGCAGTTTCTGAACTCCCAGGCCCGAGGCCTCTTGGCCCTGCCACTGCCCAAAACCACCACGGAGTCCTGTCTGCTAAGGGAGATCCTCTTAATGTTCGTGTGTCCATCAAGTTGTTGTTTCTTTATATTCAACAAAGAGACTCGTCGCATTACTGTGCGCGAGAATGTCAGTATCTGCACAGTGACTGCG TGCACGCTGCAAAATTTTCTGCTTCTTAATGTGGTGCCTGCGCTGGAGGACATGTTGGAAGTGCAACGCATCATCGAGGCTCATACGTTGCAGGTCGACGGCATAAAGACAACGATTACCCTGCAATGCTTTGCATGCGGCCTGAGGGATCTTGTCCGGCCCATTTCCCAACTCCTCATCGCTTACGAGGAGCGTGTCATTGAGGATCCCGCGACAAATACGCTAATCAATCTTACGATTGAATTCAAGGAACACTTTCGCCAGCTGCGtttgctgcgactgctggcCGAAGATGTCATCCTGGATAAGGGTCCACCGCACCTACGCAGCGCCTACTTGCTATCCAGACTCTATAAGCAGACCATGCCGCAGGTGCCGCACCAGAAGCTGGCCATTGCCCTGCTGCTCTTTTCCCTGAGGATATACTGTAGCATCATCGACGGCTGGTGGCGCAGGGCCACGCTGGAGGATCGCCTTGACGAGTTCATCGTGGAAATATG tATCGAGGAGGACGCAAAGCCCCGTAGCTACGTGCGCAAACGCAGTGTGAATTGTGAGGAAAGTTTGGAAGTCGTAGAGATCTTCAATAAGCTGCAATCCTGCCCACTTTACCAGCTACTGCTGGAGCATGCCCTGGAGTCTGGAGAAACGCAGGACCTGCTGTCCAGTGTAAATAAGCTGGGCGAGATGCTGACCACCAACAATGAAAGCCAACCGCCGTCACTGCACGATGAGCTGGTCGCCCAGGTTTTTACCCAGATTGAGGTTTACTGTGGTAGAGTTCATGCGGATGAGGAGGATGAACCGGAGCCGGAGGAGGACATAGAGCAGTCACACGACGATCTGATTGCGAGCAATGCGCAGGGCATTAGGAATCTTGATCTCTTTGCCATATTTACCCAGCCGGTGCAGCAACGACGTTTAGAGCGACAACGCGATCGGCTGAGAAAGAAGCCCATTCAATTGGCCAACATTTTGAAGCGCTTGGAGCGCTCCACTTGTCTGCAGCTAAAGTCTGAGTTGCCGGAGGCGCTGGGTGTTATTCTGCAAAAGAGACAGTGCCTGGCGAACGAGTACGCGATGGAAGCGTACTGCAAGGATCTGCACCTGGCCGAGAACGTGCGATTCGTGCGGCACACGATGATGCTGGAGGCGTACTACATACTCGTGCCCCACTACACTGCACTCTTCGCGCGCATTGAGAGGAACGATAGCTGGGCACGGAGCTCAGTACTCACTTCCATGCTCTGCGCTGTGCTGTGTCCATATTACCCGCAATTAGCTAAACGCCTTCATGTCGCGGTTATATCACAGATAAACTCGAATTCAACAAAGGTCTATGAGGCCCTGGAGGCAATTGAACTTGTTTATGAGATGCCAGTAGCCATGCAGCGCATCCTCACAGCCAAGCACATGCAAGACTACAATTTGGTGTGGCGGCTGATGCTGAAGGTGAAGTGGGCCGTCTGGAAGCTGGAGACTCTGGAGTTTCTGCGCCGCGACACGGCAAATCCATACGCTCCTCTGGATTTGCTCGGCCTGACCATCCGTCGCCTGGAGATTGTGCGCTTCTGGTTGATTTTCCTCATCAACAACCTGCACACGCACATTATGGAGGCTGTGGGTGAGCAGTTCGAGCTCAGGATTGGCAAGTGCAAGAACATCCGCCAGTTGAGGATCATGCACGACGAGCACCTGTCGTGGCTGAAGAAACATTGCATGCTGACCGACGAATTCAAGGCATTTCGCGTCGCCCTCGAGCAGCTCTTTCATCTGGTCTTCGTGCTGGACATGGAGTGGAACACTTGCGCCAGCTACATGGGCGTCAACGATGCCCTTTGCTTGGACTTCACCCTTTCGGATGACGGCATTGATGACGGCGAATCGGAACGCCGGAGTTTTGAGTACCTGGCGCTCAACCAGGTGGCGGAGATCGAGATGACGTACATACGGTGCCACCGCACGTTGGCCGACATCCTCAACACGCTGGTGTACCAGAACGACCATAGATTCC TGTCTGCCTTGGAGGAGACCATCAGCTCCAGTATGCCCCATTAG
- the LOC122625241 gene encoding glycolipid transfer protein 1: MAASEGSARIQFKALRGFPAIGDASDKLETQAFLAASKEIVTVIESFGKLFTPVISDMNGNINKLTKAYGADVLKYQYLEDLIVLNVNVDDFAANALLWLKRGLQLICTFFENIYNDAQAKEALKQHLQDAYERTLKPYHGFIVQSTIKIIYSWVPTRSQLLGQGDAQAENIEVLTTFLPRMRAHLDSIDALLKAHNLDDARKV, from the exons ATGGCAGCCAGCGAGGGATCGGCGCGCATTCAGTTCAAGGCGCTGCGGGGATTTCCGGCTATCGGCGATGCCAGTGATAAGCTGGAGACACAGGCCTTCCTCGCCGCCTCCAAGGAGATAGTAACCGTCATAG aaAGCTTCGGCAAACTATTCACACCCGTGATCAGCGACATGAACGGAAACATTAAC AAACTGACGAAAGCCTACGGAGCGGATGTGTTGAAGTACCAGTATCTGGAGGATCTGATTGTGCTGAATGTGAACGTGGACGACTTTGCTGCCAACGCGCTGCTCTGGCTGAAGCGCGGCCTCCAGCTCATTTGCACCTTCTTCGAGAACATCTACAACGATGCCCAGGCCAAGGAGGCACTGAAGCAGCACCTGCAGGACGCCTACGAGCGCACCCTGAAGCCCTACCACGGCTTCATTGTCCAGAGCACAATCAAG ATCATCTACAGCTGGGTGCCCACGCGCAGCCAGCTGCTGGGCCAGGGAGACGCCCAGGCGGAGAACATCGAGGTGCTAACCACCTTTCTGCCGCGGATGCGCGCCCATCTGGACTCGATCGATGCCCTGCTGAAGGCGCACAATTTGGACGATGCACGGAAGGTGTGA
- the LOC122625242 gene encoding UDP-N-acetylglucosamine transferase subunit ALG14 homolog, whose protein sequence is MTTSTPQPTYVILGSGGHTAEMCRLTQALLQQTDIEQTRKYQPVRLILANSDSTSERQFGQALPLASQEAEFVKVPRSRNVGQSWLSSIFTTLWALLWSCYLVWRDRPQLILCNGPGTCVPFCYAAYLWRLLGRLPSHSRIVFVESFCRVETLSLSGRLLLPLADLFVVHWPALATRYADKKNVRYFGRIL, encoded by the coding sequence ATGACGACCAGTACGCCTCAGCCCACCTACGTAATACTGGGCTCAGGCGGCCACACGGCGGAGATGTGCCGGCTGACCCAGGCGCTGCTGCAACAGACAGACATCGAGCAGACGAGGAAGTACCAGCCGGTTAGACTGATCCTGGCCAACAGTGACTCCACCTCCGAGCGCCAGTTCGGGCAGGCCCTGCCGCTGGCATCCCAGGAGGCGGAATTCGTGAAGGTGCCGCGCAGCCGCAACGTGGGCCAATCCTGGCTGAGCAGCATCTTCACGACCCTGTGGGCACTTCTGTGGAGCTGCTATCTGGTCTGGCGGGATCGCCCCCAGCTGATCCTCTGCAATGGACCCGGCACCTGTGTGCCCTTTTGCTACGCGGCTTACTTGTGGCGCCTCCTCGGACGCCTGCCCTCACACTCCAGGATCGTATTCGTGGAGAGCTTTTGCCGCGTGGAGACGCTTTCGCTGAGCGGACGTCTGCTCCTGCCGCTGGCGGATCTCTTTGTGGTCCACTGGCCGGCGTTGGCCACGCGCTATGCAGATAAGAAGAATGTGCGATATTTTGGGCGCATCTTGTAA